The Deinococcus detaillensis genomic sequence TGGCGAGAGAGGTGCTGCCAGCAGCAAAGCTGAAACTCAGGATCAAAACGGTATTCATCAGGGGACGGTTCATGGTGTTCTCCTTGTCAGTCTTCAGGCTCGGCCCCGAAGCTGAACAGAGCTTAGAAACCAAGCCGTAACCGCTGCGTCACCGGAGAGGTTTCGCCTGACCGAAGTGTCATAATCCTTCCAATCTCTATGCCTCCTTCAGATTTACTCGAATTTAAGTTGTTGGGTGTTCCAGCGCTCAACCTGGGCCGATTAGAGCTGACGCCTTCGGTTCGCAAAGGGCTGGGCCTGCTGGCTTACTTGGCGCTGGAAGGCCCCACTGATAGGCACAAGTTGGCCGATCTGTTGTGGACGAACCTGACTGAGAGCGACGCCCGCCGCAATTTGCGTCAGGAATTGTGGCGACTTCAGCGCTCACCGCTCTCGGCGTGGTTGGACGTCAAAACTGAGCGTGTGGGCCTTACGACGAACGTGTGGATTGACGTGAACGACTTTCATCAAGCCCTGGCCACCCACGACCTCGGCCGCGCCCTGGCCGGATACGGCGGACCGCTGCTGAGCCGCTTTGAGTTGCCTGGCGCGGGGGGCTTTGAAGACTGGCTGGCTGAGCGCCGGGACGGTCTCACAGCGCTGTGGAAAGATGCGGCCCAGCGTCACGCCGCCGAGCTGGAACGCGCAGGCGATCTGCGCGGCGCACTGGGTTTGCAAGTGCAACTCCTGCAAGACGACGAGTTTCAGGAAGTCCATCAGCGCGAAGCCATCCGGCTGCAACTGGCGCTGGGCGAACGCGCTGCCGCCCTGAGCCGCTACGAGCACTACGCCCAGATGCTCAGGGGTGAGCTGGGCCTGGAACCGCTCCCGGAAACACGGGCGCTGATCGCCAACTTGAATGCGGCTGCGCCGCCTGAGCCTGCCGCTCCTGCCCTCAATCCGGGGCAACGCCTAGAGCTGCCGTTGGTGGGCCGCCGCGCTGAGTGGGCCATGTTGCAAGAGGCTCCAGCCGCCCTCACGGTCGTAGTGGGCGAGGCGGGTATCGGTAAGACGCGGCTGGCGGGGGCGTTCGCCTCCACCTTCGGCGCGGCGCTACACCTGCGGGCTTTTGAAGTGTCGCTGCACACGCCGCTCTATCCTGCCGCCGAGGCACTCAGGACAGCACTGACTGATGCCAGAAGCCGCGAACGACTGACCGCATTGGACGGGTTGTGGCGCACGGAAGCGGCCCGGCTGGTGCCGGAACTCGATCCCGCTGCCTCTAGCGCCTTTCAGCCTGATGGACGTGCCCGCTTTCTGGACGGCGTCGCGCGGGCGCTGATCTGCGCCGCCGGTGTGGACGGCGTGCTGGTCTTTGACGATCTCCACTGGGCCGACCCGATGACCTTGGAACTCCTGCTGCATCTGGTGCGCCAACCTCCAGAGCAGCGCCCACGCTTGATCGCCACGGCGCGGGCACAGGAACTCGCCGACCATCCGGCCCTCAGCGCGGCCCTGGGCAGCCTGGAACGTGAGGGACATCTGTGCCGCTTGCCCCTGACTGGCCTCAGCGGGCCAGACGTACTGAATCTGGTTCAGGTGCTGTCCGGCAGTTCGTCGGCCCAACTGTTCTCCGCACGGCTGTTCGAGGCGACTTCCGGCCACCCGCTGTACCTGCTCGAAAGCCTGCGGCACCTCTTCGACACGGGCCTCTTGCAGCAAGCGCCAGACGGTTCGTGGAGTACGCCCTTTGACGGCGTGACACGCGATTACGCTGAATTGCCCCTCCCGCACAGCGTGCGTGAGGCCACCGTGCAGCGCGTCAGTCACCACGGCCCGGCGGCGCGGCGACTGCTGGAGGCGGCCAGCCTGTCAGAAGACGGGTTTGGGTTGGACGATCTGGCTCCGGCCCTCTCGCTCTCCGACTGGGAAGCGCTGGAAGCCCTGGAGCGGCTGCTGGGGGCCGGATTCCTTCAGCGCACGCCCACCGGGTACGGCTTCTCGCATGATCTGGTGCGGCGGGTGCTCCAAGAGGAACAGACGCCCGAGCGCCGCCGCCTGATTCACCGCAAACTGGCTGAGCGATTGGAGCAGACGGGTGGCCCCGCCAGCCGGGTGGCCCGTCATCTTGAGGAGGCCGGGCAAAGAGCGCAGGCTGCGGGCTGGCGCGTTCGGAGCGCTCAGGACGCGGCGCAGCTCTACGCCCACCGCGTGGCCCTGGGCCAGTACCAGATGGCGCTCGACAACGGTCTGACGGCGCGGGAAGCTTACGACGTGCGTTTGGCCCGTGCCGAACTGTTCAGAGCGCTGGGCGAATTGCCCGCCCGCGAAGCTGAGCTGACGGCCCTTCAAAGCCTGGCCGAGCATCTGTCTGACAGCGACCTGCAAGCCGAACTCAGCTTGCGCTGGATCATCTTCTTTCTGGACGCCGGGTACTACGCGCAGGCCCATACAGCGTCCCAGGCGCTGCTGAGTCAACACTTGTTGCTGGAGCAGCAAGCGGCGGCGCTCAGGTTGGCGGGCTTTACCCTTGGGAGGCTCGGACGGCACCGTGAGGGAGAAGACCTCCTGACCCAAGCACTGGCCCTGCCTGGTGAGCGCTCCGCGCTGCTGTTGGCCCAGCTTCACAACGATCTGAGCAATCTCACGCTCGAGCGCGGCGACCTGCCACTCGCCCGTCAGCACAATGAAGCGGCGCTCAACGGCTTTCGGGCCGACAGCAACGCCCGTGCCGTCGCCATTGCGCTCAATTCCAGCGCACGCATCGCTCACAGCAGCGGCGATGAGGGGCTGGCACTGCGCCGCCTGGAAGAAGCGCTCAGCGCCGCCCGCACCACCGGCGACCTTCACCTGCAAGTGATGTTTCTCAACAACATGGTGCGCCTTCAGGTCGATCATGGCCACTTGGAGCAGGCACTTATTGCCTTGAATGAAGGGCTGGCCGTTTTGCCACAGCCGCGTGACCCGGTGCACGAGGGTCTCCTGCGCAGCCGCGCTGCCGATGTCTACCGGCTCAAGGGTGAACTCGGTCAGGCGCTGGAACATGACCTTCTGGCCATTGAGCTGGCTGATCAGATCGGTGCGGTGGCGGTACAACTGACCCGCCGCATTCACCTGGCGCGATTTTTGCTGCAACTCGGTGACCCAGAAGGGACTGAGCGCTGGCTGGGACAGGCCCGTGACTTCCACGGCAGTGGCCAGGAGCCGCATCTGCTTCTGGAAATCGCCCACGCCGAACTGGGACTGTACCGGCGACAGGGTTCAGCAGTGCTGGGACGCTTGGAGAATCTGCTGGCTCAGCAGGGCAACAGTCAAGGCGATGACTGGAGCTGGCTGACTCTCCTACGCAGCGCCGCGTATCTAGCGCTGGGGCGACCTGACGCAGCGTTGGAGGCATTGCCCGTCCCGCTTCAACGGCCTTCGCTGCAGGCGCTTGAACTCGGCATCCGT encodes the following:
- a CDS encoding ATP-binding protein, with product MPPSDLLEFKLLGVPALNLGRLELTPSVRKGLGLLAYLALEGPTDRHKLADLLWTNLTESDARRNLRQELWRLQRSPLSAWLDVKTERVGLTTNVWIDVNDFHQALATHDLGRALAGYGGPLLSRFELPGAGGFEDWLAERRDGLTALWKDAAQRHAAELERAGDLRGALGLQVQLLQDDEFQEVHQREAIRLQLALGERAAALSRYEHYAQMLRGELGLEPLPETRALIANLNAAAPPEPAAPALNPGQRLELPLVGRRAEWAMLQEAPAALTVVVGEAGIGKTRLAGAFASTFGAALHLRAFEVSLHTPLYPAAEALRTALTDARSRERLTALDGLWRTEAARLVPELDPAASSAFQPDGRARFLDGVARALICAAGVDGVLVFDDLHWADPMTLELLLHLVRQPPEQRPRLIATARAQELADHPALSAALGSLEREGHLCRLPLTGLSGPDVLNLVQVLSGSSSAQLFSARLFEATSGHPLYLLESLRHLFDTGLLQQAPDGSWSTPFDGVTRDYAELPLPHSVREATVQRVSHHGPAARRLLEAASLSEDGFGLDDLAPALSLSDWEALEALERLLGAGFLQRTPTGYGFSHDLVRRVLQEEQTPERRRLIHRKLAERLEQTGGPASRVARHLEEAGQRAQAAGWRVRSAQDAAQLYAHRVALGQYQMALDNGLTAREAYDVRLARAELFRALGELPAREAELTALQSLAEHLSDSDLQAELSLRWIIFFLDAGYYAQAHTASQALLSQHLLLEQQAAALRLAGFTLGRLGRHREGEDLLTQALALPGERSALLLAQLHNDLSNLTLERGDLPLARQHNEAALNGFRADSNARAVAIALNSSARIAHSSGDEGLALRRLEEALSAARTTGDLHLQVMFLNNMVRLQVDHGHLEQALIALNEGLAVLPQPRDPVHEGLLRSRAADVYRLKGELGQALEHDLLAIELADQIGAVAVQLTRRIHLARFLLQLGDPEGTERWLGQARDFHGSGQEPHLLLEIAHAELGLYRRQGSAVLGRLENLLAQQGNSQGDDWSWLTLLRSAAYLALGRPDAALEALPVPLQRPSLQALELGIRLHAEANPHAQTEARALLASSRLAPLEALALTRSLLAASAPAEQRSLEKDHQRLHLQLAASLPADLRPHFAEMSLLSKPSC